The genomic DNA CCCTAATAGCCCTTGTAATGGGTTTTAAGTTCTCCTCTGGGTTGATTGGTGAACCAAAGAAAGTTCTTGAAGAGGGGTGGTTTGGTCATGTGGTTTCAAGTATTTCTGGGGGCAATAAAATCTTTGATGAATGCTTTTCTGCTGCAGGAGTTGGTGGGCTTGATGTAGAAGATGCATTCAGCTCTGTTAGAGATGATCTACACCTCCTTTCTTATGAGGATCCCAAAGATTTGTTTATTACTGGTAATAACTTCCAGGATGTCATTTCAAATGTCAGGGAACGGGCAAGCATGAAACAGAAATCAGTTGGCATCTTTGTGTCTGTTGGGAGGACAGTAGTAATTTTAGTTTGGGAAAATGGGGCATGTGCAATTTTTGATAGCCACAGGCATTTACAGTATGGGTGTATACTTTCCCATTCCCTACCATCCAAAGAAAACGAGTTAATATTGTGGCTAGCCAAGACATACCAGAAGTTTTACAGCACCTCGATACAGTATGCCCAAATCACTTGGGTGGAGTACAACAGATAATGTGCCTCTGTcatttcagaaaaaaagtacATTCAGTACAGTTAAAAACTGTTGTGTGGCTGAAGTTGAAGTAAATTGATTTCTCCTCCAAGCATTTCATTTTGTTAGTAGATAACAATTCTTGTCATAAAATCTCATTTCAGCctggaattttaattttttaatgaaatgctgtgtcTTTTTTAAGCTGGCTGCACTTTGGCATTAGTCATTGGTCACCATTTACATAGGAACAAGAAAATGTGACACCAAAATATATTAATTGTTATAAATAGTCTTTTAAAGTCATTTGACTGCACATATTAAAAACTTTTCTTGATCCTTTATTTATTACATATTTAAAATGGTATGTACTGGTGTGCATGTAACTTACAAAACTTGAGCCATACCTGAGAACTATAGATATTAATTATGTCTTTGTGCTATAAAGACATGCAGTCCTTTGATGGGTCTTTCATTGAATTCATACAATATATTGAGtgcaagtttcaagttcaaaaTAACATTATTCTATCACTCAGACACAtttttttggttaatttttctGCAGCTCTAACAGTTACTGAGTTGGAGTACCAATGTACCTGATAAGCTGAGTACAGCTCTCAATAAAAAGATCAAAGACCTCTTCAAGCTGTCACTTTGGTTATTCTTTTGTTATATTacttactattgtttttcagtaaaaacgAGACTTGTCATATTATATAAGGCAAGCTGACGTTGCCCTAAGTATAAACTATCACAAAGAGACCACTTGAACTGGTCTGCTGCCTAGAAGAAAGCGTAATTAAGTTTGTAAGATCATATTATTAAGcatccttaattaattaagtacgCTTATCGACACTGTAAGTTTTCAGCTTGTCCCTCAAGCTTTGGTCGGCTGAAACGACTTTGCCCTCCTGAAtcagttttttctcttcttgaGCACTATAGAATTCCTTAAATCTGGTATTACATATTCTCTTTACTAGCTCTTGCCATATGGAGCAAGCCCTAATCTCTTCAAATGGTGCTGTGCATGCCCTTTTTGATGCTGCCAAAAATAACTCTTGTAGCTCCTCGTCTAAAGCAACCGATTGTTTTGTCAGCTTCATAAGGTTTTTTGGATATCtcttcagatttttttcagtCAACATTTCTCTTATTCTTTTATCTAACGTTAACAAAACAACAGTAAACTTACTATTGAAGAAAGTCAACTTTCCCTCGTCCAACCTTTTTAGACCCAATGGCAAAGATGTTTTCTCCTCTGCAGAACAGACCATTTCAGACATAATTTTAACTTCGGCTGCATAATTTTCCTTTGTCGCTTCTGAAACTCTCCTGGCTCCTTTCCGCCCATTAACAATCTTTTCTCTTCCTTTCCGTAGTTTGTGCAGCGCCGCCCCAGATACTCTAGCAACGTCCACAAAGTCGGAATCGACAACAGTGTCCGCGCCTTCACTTGCATTTGTTTGGGTTTTCCGTTTGTCAGTGTCAATCTTAATTTGCATGACTGCGCTGTGAAAATTTTCGTAAAGTGCCCAGTAGATGGTGTTAAGAACAACGGCAGCATGAAAGTTGACTTCGTCTGTTTCGTTCTCCTGCAACTGAATGGTGGTGACAATTATCTTTTTCATGTTTCTCCAGACTTCTGATTCCTCCACCGTCAACAACAATTGGGAACAAATAACTGAAAACGAAGCCCTTTTGTCACTGTTTTTCACCTTAGCGCTGGATATTTCGGTGAAAGCTTTAATTATTTTGGAGTAAATATCCCGACAAAGCTTCACAAACATTACCCTGATCGTGTCGCTATTGAGTAGGGTGGACACCATTTGCTTGCGAACTGGAAATATTGACAatgatttttcatttcttaattCATTTTCGCAATGTGTTTGTGCACTCAAAACGTAAGACTTAAGAGTCTCCTCCAGCCTTTTTACGTCGTCGTTAGAAAGGTATTTTCCAgaactctttttccttttctctttacTGGACTCATTCCCCTGTTTGTTTCTGGCTTTTGGTACCTTTTTCCTCCTTACATCTTTCTGTCCTCTGCTAGGCGATTCCTCCCCAGACATGTCCGACGAATCATTTCCACTCGATAGGTCGGAAAAGTCACTCCACTCGTCTTCTGAATCATCCTCACTTTCATGTTCACTGTCAAGGTCAAGGAAGTTGTCAAGGAGGGCTTGGCTTAAATTTGGAAGCGATACTGCTGAGAGAAATCCTATATCTGCCTCATTCACGAAGGTAATATCGCCCGCCATTTTCCCTGCGCGACATCCGCGAAAATCCTCGCAGCAATGTACGTGCGTGTCGCGCACGCGATGGCGCAAtttgttctaaaaatagaataatTGTCCCATATCATGGAGCCAACCCCAATACTAGAAATGGCGCGCGCTTACGGTCTCCATCCCCGATTATGGCTCCTGCAAGGAATAAATTGTTTTGACATGTATATAGAGAAACTTGCCATGAATATAAAAGACTTGATTTAGAAAAATATATCTCGACATGAAAAATCACCATTTTgctattttgtcacattcggaCAAGCATATATGAACCAGCACCGATTTATGTTCTATATTGTTAATCTGTGTGAATTACGGAATCGAAAGGTTGAAAAAAGTCATAGCACTGTGTAATTAACAATGGTAATTCGGCTGAGTGGAGAGTAGTTTGATCTAAAATCAGGGCCCTGTTTCTCGAAGGTCTTCACAATTTTTGGGCCCAAAAACCATTATGATTTATGAAACGTTCTTCAGATTGTTTTACATTATGTTTGAATTATGAGCGTGtatgaagaaaatctgttttgagcaatcaagaagtaaagaaACCAGCATTAGAGGACTTTTTTCactgtttccatagcctcaccTAAACAGTCAGggtagttgggagaattcttgaattctcccaactccccctcgagTTTacatgaggctatggaaacagagaaaacgtcctctattgttTTATTAGAAATCGCACAATTTAATCCCTGAAAGAATTTGGATGTGCAATCTGCACTGGTAATTACACCTTTGCCCCAGTAATTACCCCTGAACTACACTaaccttagccaatcagaattgatttttttgtttttcaagtatATTATAAGATTAGTTACTTTAAACAAGCCGTGGAATgtgttttgttattattttgagtgtGTCTTTCTCATTTGTTGAGTTGGTTCCATTTACGGCAAACAATAGTGAGATGGCACTGCTGAGAATGAATCACCGATGTAATAATGATAAgaattgtaatattattatactGTGTTGTAAAGTGCTTTTTCtgaaagatttatttattttacaacaTTGAGTCAGACCACCTGATATTCACATTTTTCCATGCAATTAGTACATTGCAGTGGAAATGATGCATGTAAATGTTGAATTTGTTTCATAAAATGGGTTAGCCtggttaattattaattatgaaTTATTGATATTGTATCAATCGAACTTTTAGCGCATGGAAACATTTAAGTGATTGCGCATAAAATGTAATGATTTTTGtaagagtcaataaattataaatGTCTCAAGGACTTGTATTTTCCTGGGTATTTAAATATAGAATTTATGTCGTATAATATTAATATAGTGGTAGACAACTGGCATGTTTCTTAGGTGCATGAGCTTAAGAGATGTAGCTCTTTGAAATAAAGCCCGCAGCCCACAGTGAGGAAAGAGAGTGCGGGGAGAAAAGAAATTTTGGTGCGCAATACGCTGGAAAtacgcctcgcgaggccgtgaggataaaatcaaacaagtttaatatttttggcctcgcgaggcaaattcctcactgtgtgcggccatcgtggtCAACCTCaccaaacagagtaaaatagagCTCTAAGTGTCAATCTGCATTTGTGGCGCTGAAAgcgttaatggggacattaacGCTTTTTGAgcgaacctagatgttgttaattttgctgattgtCAATATGTAGATTATATCTGCCAGTctgtgtgtgttgatttcaccgatagcctctttcttctcttgtaagttattcacgcaatttttttattttcactccgcttttcttttaaaaaataaagcggatgtaaagagaagcgaaagccgccggtgagttaggtgagagggaaaacaaagctgaaaagcctattcaaatcatcatgtcatttaacagccacaccggaaaataactgggtgaaacacgaaaataaatagaggatattacacggtggcgagaagatatgaattttatgttcgagtggtaagaacaatatctcacgagtgagcgaagcgaacgagtgagatattgttcttgccacgagaacataaaattcatatcttcgagccaacgtgtaatgttctttttattatatggagactaaatattgaatatttccgattttattgtgtttcaaagtagtcaagttttacaaatacggggggctttatagcaaacagaaaatacaaaagTACTTGGTGCCAAGTATATAGAAACACTAAACCCAATCAAGCAAAATTCTGTGAGCTAATATTACACGTAAATACTGAGAAAATTACTGACTTTGACTTGAATCATCAGATCATAACCTCTCTACGGAGTGTCTGGAAACGGCCCAGTCCTTAGCCAATATGTTGAGGCTTTTGATCACGTGACATCTAAGGTGCACGCTTTTGcaagccaaaacaaaatggcagattGCCTGGCTTGTGAGTCTGAAGGCACCGAGATTGAATTGCTACTTACGGAAGACGTGGACGATGAAAGTTTACTGATGTCTTTAGATATGATCGAGTGTTTCAGTTCATCAGATGGGTTTGAAGAGGTGGAGAACGAGCTCGATGCTGTTTGGAATGATGTAAGCTTTTGAGCTAATATTTTTGTGCTTTGAATCGTGACTGAAGCGCGACCTTCAGAACGGAAGCTGGGAAGTTTACAATCTTTATTATTGAGAAATTGTCACAGATTAGAGAGCTTCAGAGTAGAGCTTAACCGACTTATGATCTACTTACTGCTCACTGGAATTCACAGTCCATTATTGTGAACTGGGGGAAAGCTGGATTAAAATTTCGCTTGTTTGAAATATTCTTACTGTGTAATTCAGTGTGATTCCTTGCGAGTCCAGCATACTcagaaaaaagattaaaattacATCGTGTCTTTACCATAAGCTAATTTTTACTGTTCCAATATAAACCCAATAATTAAATTGCGTCAGTATTCAACATTGCCAGATGTGTTTCGAATGCCTGTGATCACATATTTCATATCGAATAGGACAGATTCATGGTAGTGTCACATGACTACAACTATCAGAATCTGTCTTTTTTTTGCCTGGCTCACGGCTATAATGTAATGATTTCCCCTCTGGGATTGCAAAATGTGAATAAGAGAGGATAATCAGATACTCagtgaattctggtagttgttgACAAGTAATGCcatcatgaaattgaactaGTAATGGACATAAAATGCACCTTGCCTTCTAAAGTTAACTTTCTTAGAACAAAAATAACACTTTTATATTCAATGCTACGATTCCTTTGTTAAGATTGAAGAGAGTGAAGAGTCTGTTTACAAGTGTGGACATTGTGATAAGGTATGTAAATCTCAAGGAGGTTTAACACTTCATCGAAGAAAGAAACACCCAGAAGTCAACGAAATTAACAAACCGGATTATGAGGAGATGGCAAGAGAAAAGCTTCCACCACCTCTGTTGGAAAATATGATTcatgaaatcttgattcatgaAATCTTAAGATGACTGCTACCCTTCAGGAATGCAAAAGGCATTTAAAGATTGTACCCAAGTCAAAGTATCACATGATCATGTCATATACAAAGAGTGTATTAAATGTCTGGCATTTATGTATAAAAAGAGTGACCTAGAAAAGTTTTATGAAAAATTTTATTCATCTCTGCCACTACAAGCCGAGACACTCTTAAACAAAACTTTTCCTGAGAGTTTACGCAAAGTAATAGTCTTACATCTTGTAGAAAAGCTACtggcattttcaaaaccaaGTTCCAGTCAAAGTTGTGTAGAGATTTCTTTGAAAGATGCTGAGCGTGGTCCTCTGAATTACCTTGGAGGATATATCTTGCATAACTTGTATAGAAAACACCTGTCAAAGGCTTctaagaaaacaaatatttgccaaGAAAAAGAGGAATTTATGGCTTTACGCGACTCGCTTCATGTTGATGAGCCCATCGCCAAGGATACAGCATTTATTAGTGCCAAAGATAGGGGAGGTTTGTGGTACCCTAAGGAATACCTGACAGACATTTTTGCTGCAGCAGAACTACAGTTTCGTGTCCACACTGGTAAGGAGGTCTGTCACAAAATCTGTGTGGACAAGATTGTTGATATACTGCTCCAAAAGCCAGTGCGGAGATCTAAGTGGAACATGTTGGTGGAGGAATGTGGGTGTGAGATCACAAAAGGAAGATCCATCATTTTCCTAGATGAGATCCTATCACTGTTTACCAAAATACGGTCCTTTTCTTATGCAAAGGACATCgttcaaaaatacaaaattcagCAAAAGGCAACCAAGAAGAAAGGCTTaaggaaagaaatcaaaagggcCACGAATCCAAATGTGCAGGGTTAATGTTCCACCATTTTTTTCACCATCAATGTATCTTTGAGGGTTTAATGCAAAGAATGATGTCATCTCAAAGTTTTCATGATACAAATAAGGtccaaaatgttttcaaaggaaataaccTTCACCAGCACCTCATCGGCTCTTATTAGTCCAAGAACTGATGTTAATAAGCCTGAGAATTGTGCCCTACGTAAGCACTCTCACTTTCATATTAGCAACAATCATGTCTCTGTTTCTTGGTCACATAACACACAAGATTTGGATAAGTCTTTATTCTAAGTAACAGTAAATGCTAGGCCAAAGTACAAGAGAGGACAGTGAACAGTAACCGATTGTTTATTATAATATAGCCTTCTCTTTGGCAAAGTccaatagaccctatgcaaaaatggctgcctttaaattattcttttgtttatattcaaaatagcccaactaacctcgtttgggataacaaattctttagccataaaaagggtttaattttgtaatgcgacttcccattttttttttcaatggagtCCCCCATTTTGAGTCACCCCATCATGATTTTCTGATAGGGCAGAATTCAGGCAATATATGCAACACGTGTTTGTGGTTGggtataataatttttaactcttaatGTCCAATACCAACATCTTAGCAGTATCAATACACAATCAAGAGAAAAAGGCAGTGGCAGATCTAGAGGAGGGGGGCCCCCCTTATTCTTTTACCAAACTGAGGCCCAAAGGGCCAAAACAATTTTTGGAGCCCACAATAGCATTCCAGTTACATTTCTAGTGGTCACAGTTTTATAGTTTCAGAGTAACGAAGTCTCTCAACTAATAATCTAAGAAAATGTATGAAGATCAGTTGCCACTTGGGGAaatttatttttgggtattGGGGCTTAGTTTTGGACTGAGGCTGAGCTTACAGCACTGCACACTTTAAAAAATTACTCCAATATTGCCAAAGATGTGTTCATCTTCATactaagataacaataacttctAATGTAATCAGTCACAGTACAAAACCTGTATCAAACAGTTTAACCAAAAAGATGTTTCAACACTTTCTTTTTAACGTAGAGTGCTCAGGTATTTTAGAACAGCCTAGGTCGTTTAGTTTGTTACATCCAATAAGTATGCAACTTGATGAATgtacaaaagttttttttaaggcTTAATAAGAGGGTTCATTTTGAGCAACATTTGCTGAGATAATGATCACATGACTTATCCAACTTCCTAACTTTCTTTACAGCTTTGTCCCAAGGGTGGCCTACATCAAGAGAATGCATGACGagtaaataattatcataactGAAATGCttgtagtctccttcgcagccgttattagggtcgtcacgcaatgctcctccccaactaacggctgctcactcgaGCTCTGCATTCTTTTCCTTAAATTGACCAATAAGGAGCAGGCTTCCATTTCTTGGAAACCTGGACCTTTGGCGGCAAATGTAACGAGAAATATAATTGGTGCAGCTGCTAACAGTTACATGCATGTTATTGGTTTTCAGTAACAAAGGGAGAGGAATGCAGAGCtcgagtgagcagccgttagttggggaggagcgttaggtgacgaccctaataacagATGCGAAGGAGACTAAAATGCTTGAAGCTTTTTACCCATTCTCTCCATCACTATTAATGTAGGTTGGTCATTAAACTGAGAATTGGTGTCTGGATAATGGACTTACATTGTTAATTGCTGATGTGCTGATGTACCCCCCAAAAAAAGTCAGTGTAAAAATATTCTTGTTGACAAGTTTAAGGTTTTGGTCAAGTCCTACTTTGGAAGACAGCACACCCCTTAATTAATTTATGACAAGGCAATGACCCATCCAGTTTGTAACCCAGCCTATTCCTCAGGGAAACCTAGCTACTGGCTGTTATCAAACCGCCTCCTCTTTGCTTGATTTCCTAGCATTAAGGGGCTCTGCCATATCACCTGCATGCTGTCGCCTGTGACCCTGGTGATGTTGACCAACCACATTTCCTTTTATTATGGGTGCAAGCTGCCCTTGAATAGCAATTGCATTAGCATTGTAGCCAAACTCTTTGAGAGATGGGTTGTCCTCTCGCCTTCCCATTCCACGTTGATAGCCGAAGTATTCTTCAAGAACATCTTGAATCCACAGTTACTTGGTACTTCGGCAGATGGTGAATACCATCAAACATGCTGAACACTATAGAACTGTTATCTTCTTTTGTTGACCTAGTCCAACCACTCAACTTAAGATTATCAATATGCTTTATGAAGTCACCTACATTCTTAAAACAGGGTTTACAGACTGAAGGAACTGTAGGTTTGGCTATATCATCAACATTTAATGTGAGGTATTTACGAGGATGCAAGTCGTCGCTTTGTTTACTTGCATGATTTTTAACTGGTAAATTGAGAGTGGGAACTGCACCAGTATGGAGAGTTTTCCTTGTTTCATCTGAAAACAAATTACCAAAGTTACCAAAAATAGCATATATCCATTCAAAACCTAAAAAGCACTGTAGTGTAAAAGTACGTAAATACATGCGTACTTCATTTACTTTCTTCAAAGAGtcttttcaaagacaataattCAATAGTAGTTTACTGCCGCAAAAACCTACTTTGAGGACGCTAAAAATATTTGCAATGATATTACATCAGAAGTATAATCTAgttaaattaattcaaaaaccTACATAAAAACTCTAAGAAAAATATTCactcaaaaattttattgacatGGTAAAATACTTCCGAATCTGAAAAATCCTTTACGAGTTTACGCTTCAGATTGAAGTTAAAGTCGTATGAGCATTGAAAACAATAGGGTCATCATGGCCTCCAGCCTTGTTATTAGCCTGAGTTATTAACACTCATTAGTCAACTACCTCGAATATTTCAGCTTCGAAACTTCCAAAAAGATTATTCTAATACAAGAATAAATACGAAAAGAACGGAAACTTACGAATTTCGATGTCTTCTGGCGTAAAATGCCTCTCGCAAATGAACACACTCCCTTCTTCTATTTGTTTTCGGAAACTTGCGTCGACAACTCTGTCTCTCGTTACAACGTGCAACAACGCCTTTCTccagctttgtttgtttttttcagcgaaaggtggaattttaaaaataccGATCCCTTGGTATTTTGGCTTTCGTGACACGCCGCACCCAAATATTGAGCAGTTTGCTCCAGGCATCACTTAATATATTTAGTCTCTGTAATGGCTGCCAGCTTCCAGCGTGCACCTTCGATGTCACGTGACGACATGAATTTCCGAGCAATAACATATTGGCTAAGGACTGGGCCGTTTCCAGACACTCCGTGGAGAGGCCATGATCAGATACAGTGACTTTCAGTTTCTTTTCACAACGAATCTTTGAAGACTTTTCAGTTCGACCGGACTGATAAACTTTTATGTCGTACAAggttttcttcttcgtgttctcgttttctttaacttcttcgtcgctgatggacgcaaacctgctcgccatgcttttattctaaacaacaaacgcgacgcgagaaaccaattcaacaaaagcaaaaggcgggaatcgtgacgtcattgaacgatacgacattcacaaaggtgacatacggaaaatacgccactcgggtcccgcgaagtggcgtatggaatctacgagtggtttagttcccagtaaaacactctcctccatatagtAGACAGGTCTAATGGAAGCTTGCAAGAATTTCGACAaattatccccaaaatcagcaagagtttgtgacgctgatgaataatgaagtagtctctttttccaaaacgatagaattacctggtgataatgttgttattgtaaaaaaaaaagaaaagaaaaaagaacatttgacGGTTGCTAATTTTTAATGTATGCACACTGACACCTCTTCTGTCAcaggaatatttaattaagcttcCCATTGGTGatagtgtttttcttttgttattcaaactattgtttttcgtttcaatttaagtttaaatagcTTATTCTGTCGTACCTTTTTCATGTGTAACCTTCGGCGAGTGAAGAGAAGTTTTGTTTGCGAAAAATAAAAGGTTATGGGCCCAGGACGATGTTGTCGATGTTGTCAACTGGTTGAGATGAGTTGTGGTTGAGCTGAACAACTTTTGTGCTTTTTGGATTTACGAGTAGGTTTTTGAATTTATGACGACTTCGATTTCAAGTTTGCTGTTTGGATGAGTCATGGAGGAGAAATGGTCGATCGAGAAACTTAATGGGAGTAACTGGAACACTTGGAAATTCCAGATGAAACATTTACTTATGGCGAAAGAATTATGGAGTCTTGTGGATGGTTCAGAAGTCCTACCAAGCGAAGCGACAGCAGCGGCGGCGGCACTTTTTCAGTCGCGGTTACACAAAGCGCTCTCGACAATTGTATTGGCGATTGACAGTGCTCAGCTTTACTTGGTCACCTCGTGCGAAGAACCTAAACAAGCATGGAATGCCTTGAAAAACCACTTCGAGCGAGAGACCCTCGCAAACAAATTGCTTCTGAAAAAGCAGTATTTTCGCTCTGAAATGAAAGAAGGTACATCGGTTGATCAACATTTAAAGCACATGAAGGATATTGCTGATAAACTTGCGGCAATTGGAGCACCTATTTTTGAAGAGGATCAAGTTGTCACTTTGTTAGGAAGTTTATCGAGGAGTTTTGCTACCCTTGTCACCGCCATTGAAGCTAGAATGGATGGTGTTAGCCGGGATTATATTCAGCAAGCACTCATACACGAGGAAATGAAGCAGTTAGAGCTATCCGGTGAATTGAGTGGAGCTGAGTCAGCAGTGACGGGGGCCTTAAAGAGAAATACGTCACGGGATCGTTATGGATGTGGTAATGTGGGTCACATTCACCGTTACTGTCCAAACGATTCACTCACATGTTTCGGATGTGGTGATGTCGCTCATATTCAGCGTTATTGTCCCAGGAAGCGTAAATGGCACAAAGCAAAAATAGTCGAGAGTAAGAAGAGCCGACATGAAAATTCTGACGTCGATGGTGAAGATGTTTATGCTGCAGCTTTCATGGCATTTGCTGGAAACGTTAAGTCTGCGGATAAAGAATGCTATCCATGGCTGATCGACTCAGGTGCATAAGTCATATGACAAAAGAGAAGCACTTTTTGATTAATTTCCAGGAATTTGAAGACCCTGAAAACGTCGCTCTAGGAGACGGTCGTGTTGTGAAAGCATTGGGATCTGGACGCGTTCAAATGAATATGCTGTTTCCAGGAAATGAGGCTAAGAAAGCTGTCTTGCATGACGTGCTGTATGTGCCTAAACTCACCTGTAATCTGTTTTCTGTACGAGCTGCAGTTGCTAAGGGTAATGCTGTCGAATTTGGCCCTAATAAATGTTGTATCTGGGATGAGAATGGAAAGCTTCGTGGAAAGGGGTCACTGGCTGATAAACTCTATCAACTAGATTGCCAAGTTGTTTCTTCTGGGTATGCCTCAGTTGCACAATCTCGTAGCGACTTGTGGCATCAACGTCTCGGGCACGTGCACGAGTCACGCTTCAAGAAGTGTGTTCAGAATGAATGTGTGCAAGGGTTTGACATCGAGAGAATTACTGAACTGTCATTTTGCGAAGGATGTTTGGCAGGAAAGATGTGTCGAAAACCGTTTCCCACAGTGGGAAGGATTTGGTCGACGCGTAAACTTCAGCTGGTGAATAGTGACGTGTGTGGTCCAATGCAAACACACTCGATTGGAGGAGCAAagtattttgtcacatttatcGATGATTACACTCGGTGCTGCGCTGTATACTTTATGAAACACAAATCAGAAGGAAgtgtttgacaaatttaaagagTTTGAAGCCACAACTACCAGCGATGCCGGCAGAGCGATAGGAACTTTGCGGACTGACAATGCTGGCGAGTATTGAGTATTTGTCACCTGCATTTCAAAACTatctgaagaagaagaagcagaaaTTAGGAGATCAGAGAAAGAAGAACAGCAAGAACCCCGAAGAtctgacagaacacataaaacaCCTGTCAGATATGGTTATGACGAATATGCAGACGCCGCGACCGACCGCGTGCACCATGTTGCCTATCATCTAAGTGAGGTAGATGAGCCTTCAACCATACAAGAAGCAAAGTCGAGTGATCATGCTGCAGAGTGGAAAGTAGCTACGGATGCAGAGTACAATTCTCTGATTGAGAACAAGACATGGAAGTTGGTTGAATTACCCCCGGATCGGAAAGCTATAGGATGAAAATGGGTGTTTAAGCTGAAGCATGATGTAGACGGTAGAGTGGAACGTTTTAAAGCACGCCTAGTAGCCAAGGGTTACGCGCAGAAATATGGGATTGATTATGATGAAATTTTTTCGCCTGTGGTTCGTTTCTCTTCAATCCGTTTTTTGCTAACGTTTGCAGTCCAGCTTGATCTCCTGATTCATCAGATGGACGTTAAGACAGCTTTTCTTAATGGCAAACTCACTGAAGAAATTTACATGCAGCAACCGGAAGGATATGTGAAACCCGGAGAAGAGCATCTGGTATGCAAGATAGAGAAGTCGCTATATGGATTAAAGCAGTCGTCCCGGTGTTGGA from Montipora foliosa isolate CH-2021 chromosome 7, ASM3666993v2, whole genome shotgun sequence includes the following:
- the LOC138011815 gene encoding uncharacterized protein isoform X1; the protein is MPCSPEYVDNSKRARAAKFLAWQTFDLQRVMVFGFKQFSSYFFDNFPGYSLSPLRLSISRLESLFGTLKFHAHGSLSAGNYGSSLGRVQLRQELKVTARATSHDQKGYRDQEVLISGPTNVSTLNTVYQQPYIEIMAHFVPYGYQGVKEFIFPSQISQSTFQGRQGSSACTLIALVMGFKFSSGLIGEPKKVLEEGWFGHVVSSISGGNKIFDECFSAAGVGGLDVEDAFSSVRDDLHLLSYEDPKDLFITGNNFQDVISNVRERASMKQKSVGIFVSVGRTVVILVWENGACAIFDSHRHLQYGCILSHSLPSKENELILWLAKTYQKFYSTSIQYAQITWVEYNR
- the LOC138011816 gene encoding uncharacterized protein; amino-acid sequence: MAGDITFVNEADIGFLSAVSLPNLSQALLDNFLDLDSEHESEDDSEDEWSDFSDLSSGNDSSDMSGEESPSRGQKDVRRKKLQENETDEVNFHAAVVLNTIYWALYENFHSAVMQIKIDTDKRKTQTNASEGADTVVDSDFVDVARVSGAALHKLRKGREKIVNGRKGARRVSEATKENYAAEVKIMSEMVCSAEEKTSLPLGLKRLDEGKLTFFNSKFTVVLLTLDKRIREMLTEKNLKRYPKNLMKLTKQSVALDEELQELFLAASKRACTAPFEEIRACSIWQELVKRICNTRFKEFYSAQEEKKLIQEGKVVSADQSLRDKLKTYSVDKRT